From one Shewanella sp. GD04112 genomic stretch:
- a CDS encoding DMT family transporter — protein sequence MTPPPALAIVLALLAASLMGTIGVFARFAALPAEHITFYRLLLGALFLMAYMLLTGKGRQIRHKPSKRTLINGAMLAGFMAFYIEAIEYTQMATVIMIIYLAPVLASLFAHFVFHERLKRSSIATVVLALMGFMLMLPVTSSQSLYDNEIMGYFYALLALLTYCGFILINRKPSAASPYQSTLVQLSVGALCLLPLVLTTPLVPSLDQFAWLLAIGFFPGFLAILFAVKALAQLPSVTYGTLSYVEPVVVVALAWRLFDEALTTQQMLGVTLIMLAGMAQGYLSQRHTTSKTLKDCPT from the coding sequence ATGACACCGCCACCCGCACTGGCCATAGTGCTTGCCCTGCTGGCCGCGAGCCTGATGGGCACCATTGGCGTATTCGCCCGTTTTGCCGCCCTGCCCGCCGAACATATTACCTTTTACCGCCTGCTACTCGGCGCGCTGTTTTTAATGGCCTATATGCTGTTAACGGGTAAAGGACGGCAAATTCGCCACAAACCGAGCAAGCGCACCTTGATCAATGGCGCTATGTTGGCGGGATTTATGGCTTTTTATATCGAGGCCATCGAATACACCCAAATGGCAACGGTGATCATGATTATCTATCTCGCCCCTGTGCTGGCGTCACTCTTTGCCCATTTTGTGTTTCACGAAAGACTTAAGCGCTCTAGCATCGCCACAGTGGTGCTCGCCTTGATGGGTTTTATGCTGATGCTGCCTGTGACCTCGAGTCAGTCACTCTATGACAATGAAATTATGGGGTATTTTTATGCCCTGCTCGCATTGCTGACCTATTGCGGCTTTATCTTAATCAACCGTAAACCGAGCGCCGCCTCGCCCTATCAAAGCACCTTAGTCCAGCTCAGTGTCGGCGCCCTATGCTTACTGCCCTTAGTGTTAACGACGCCCTTAGTGCCGAGTCTGGATCAATTTGCTTGGCTGCTGGCGATTGGCTTCTTTCCGGGCTTTTTAGCCATTCTGTTTGCAGTAAAAGCCCTCGCTCAATTACCTTCGGTCACCTATGGCACCCTTTCTTACGTCGAACCTGTGGTGGTGGTCGCACTGGCTTGGAGGTTATTTGATGAGGCGCTCACAACACAGCAAATGCTGGGGGTAACACTGATTATGCTGGCGGGCATGGCACAGGGCTACTTAAGCCAGCGCCACACGACCAGCAAAACCTTAAAGGATTGCCCGACTTAA
- a CDS encoding ABC-F family ATPase: MITTANITMQFGSKPLFENISVKFGGGNRYGLIGANGCGKSTFMKILCGDLEPSSGNVSLDVNERLGKLSQNQFGYEEFTLIDTVIMGHRELWKVKQERDRIYSLPEMSEEDGIAVANLEMEFAEMDGYTAESRAGELLLGVGIGIESHFGLMSEIAPGLKLRVLLAQALFSDPDVLLLDEPTNNLDIDTIRWLQDVLNQRDSTMIIISHDRYFLNSVCTHMADLDYGELRVYPGNYDEYMQAASQARERLLADNAKKKAQISELQTFVARFSANASKAKQATSRARQIDKIKLEEVKASSRVNPFIRFDQEKKLFRNALVVENLAKGYDTPLFKDLNLIVEVGERIAILGENGVGKTTLLRTLIHDIPQDEGLIQWSENSNIGYYAQDHESDFENDMTLFEWMSQWRKPEDDDQAVRGILGRMLFSADDIKKSVKVLSGGEKGRMLFGKLIMQKPNILMLDEPTNHMDMESIESLNNALEKYEGTLLFVSHDRAFVSSLANRILEITPNGVNDFKGTYDEFLVSKGIEG; the protein is encoded by the coding sequence TTGATCACTACAGCGAATATCACCATGCAGTTTGGCTCTAAGCCACTGTTTGAAAACATCTCAGTTAAATTCGGCGGCGGTAACCGTTACGGTCTTATCGGTGCGAACGGCTGCGGTAAATCAACCTTCATGAAGATCCTTTGCGGTGATCTAGAGCCGAGCAGCGGTAACGTATCTTTAGACGTCAACGAGCGTCTGGGTAAGTTAAGCCAGAACCAATTCGGTTATGAGGAATTCACCCTCATCGACACAGTGATCATGGGCCACCGTGAACTGTGGAAGGTGAAGCAAGAGCGTGACCGTATTTATTCTCTGCCAGAAATGAGCGAAGAAGACGGCATTGCCGTGGCAAACCTTGAGATGGAATTTGCCGAAATGGACGGTTATACCGCCGAATCTCGCGCGGGTGAGCTCTTGCTCGGTGTCGGTATTGGTATCGAAAGCCATTTCGGTCTGATGTCTGAAATCGCTCCAGGTTTAAAACTGCGGGTGTTATTGGCGCAGGCGCTGTTCTCAGATCCAGACGTACTGCTGCTCGACGAACCCACCAACAACTTGGACATCGACACTATCCGCTGGTTACAGGACGTACTGAACCAACGCGACAGCACCATGATCATCATTTCGCACGACCGTTACTTCTTAAACTCAGTTTGTACCCATATGGCAGACTTAGACTACGGTGAACTGCGCGTTTACCCAGGTAACTACGACGAATACATGCAAGCGGCCTCTCAGGCCCGTGAGCGTCTGCTGGCCGACAACGCTAAGAAGAAAGCGCAAATCTCTGAATTGCAAACCTTCGTGGCGCGCTTCTCTGCCAACGCTTCTAAGGCAAAACAAGCGACTTCACGCGCGCGTCAAATCGATAAGATCAAGCTGGAAGAAGTTAAAGCCTCTAGCCGCGTTAACCCATTCATTCGTTTCGATCAGGAAAAGAAACTGTTCCGTAATGCATTAGTGGTTGAAAACTTAGCCAAAGGTTACGACACGCCGCTGTTTAAAGACTTAAACCTTATCGTCGAAGTGGGTGAGCGTATCGCCATCCTCGGTGAGAACGGTGTGGGTAAAACCACACTACTGCGTACCTTAATCCATGATATTCCTCAGGATGAAGGTCTGATCCAATGGTCTGAAAACAGCAACATCGGTTACTACGCGCAGGACCATGAATCAGATTTCGAAAACGATATGACCCTGTTCGAATGGATGAGCCAATGGCGTAAACCAGAGGACGACGACCAAGCGGTTCGTGGTATTTTAGGCCGTATGCTGTTTAGCGCCGACGACATCAAAAAGTCAGTTAAAGTGCTGTCGGGTGGTGAAAAGGGTCGTATGTTATTTGGTAAGCTCATCATGCAAAAACCAAATATCCTGATGCTCGACGAACCAACCAACCACATGGATATGGAATCGATCGAATCATTAAACAACGCGCTGGAAAAATACGAAGGCACCTTGCTGTTCGTGAGCCACGACCGCGCATTCGTATCGTCACTGGCCAACCGTATCCTTGAAATCACTCCGAACGGCGTGAATGACTTCAAGGGCACCTACGATGAGTTCCTCGTGAGCAAAGGCATCGAAGGCTAA